In the Centroberyx gerrardi isolate f3 chromosome 9, fCenGer3.hap1.cur.20231027, whole genome shotgun sequence genome, one interval contains:
- the jade3 gene encoding protein Jade-3 isoform X2, with protein sequence MKRLRSSSSSDSSDNESPSTSFCSSNKYGSKPGTPASNPKKPAEVFRKDLISAMKLPDSHHVSPEDYYLLADTWRQEWEKGVQVPASPDTIPEPSVRIIAEKPKEVLYSRQRKYIQCWSPDSIETGYVNIKELAEGMCRYDLDDMDLYWLRALNTELNHMGDGPVDELTMERAMEALERQCHDNMNHAIDTVEGLGIEYDEDVICDVCRSPDSEEGNDMVFCDKCNICVHQACYGIVKVPVGNWLCRTCVLGIDPQCLLCPKKGGAMKATRAGTKWAHVSCALWIPEVSIACPERMEPITKVSHIPPSRWSLICSLCKVKTGACIQCSVKNCTTPFHVTCAFEHSLEMKTILDEGDEVKFKSYCLKHSKSKAGEPGLSPARPKPPSETEKVGQRAQRLQELEEEFYTLIQPDELAQDLGLTEHLMDFIYQYWKLKRKSNFNKALLPPKEEEENLLLQPQEDSIHTRMRMFMHLRQDLERVRNLCYMVSRREKLKLSQSKAQEQMFNLHVKLLNQELSAGLPVSFPVESMLFRPPPRITLKLKMPKVSSLGNGNASSKSGNGPLCPDNSGNVHEHMGGGLGQGKPQLHGRGRREERSNGLLSSSSHSYREGSAGGSPALPIKPTGKPLALHAALHGHSSNGNGKLDQDRACVAKANGLLEKFVAQKDSSCQTPNDQDASNEALGKGSLSSSFRKSTMEHFSRSFKEATVNLVRTTEDLRVSDKLSRKGSAKERLWAKPVPDHQPGGARSYQESDGYCPDLELSDSEPEAKGRHHRQVRVPQPGGPGSDYRKGTSRGKQSLGSRNPVQR encoded by the exons ATGAAACGTCTCAGGTCCTCAAGCAGCAGTGACAGTTCTGACAATGAGA GTCCCTCAacctccttctgctcctccaACAAATATGGAAGTAAACCTGGAACCCCCGCCTCCAACCCAAAGAAACCGGCTGAA GTGTTCAGAAAAGACCTGATCAGTGCCATGAAGCTGCCTGACTCCCACCATGTCTCCCCAGAGGACTACTACCTGCTGGCAGACACCTGGCGGCAGGAGTGGGAGAAGGGAGTTCAGGTGCCAGCAAGTCCAGACACCATCCCAGAGCCCTCAGTCAG AATCATTGCAGAGAAGCCCAAGGAGGTGCTTTACTCCCGCCAGAGGAAGTATATCCAGTGCTGGAGTCCAGATTCTATAGAGACAGGCTATGTCAACATCAAAGAACTGGCAGAGGGCATGTGTCGCTACGATCTGGATGACATGGACCTCTACTGGCTGCGTGCCCTCAACACAGAGCTCAACCATATGG GTGACGGGCCTGTAGATGAGCTGACGATGGAGCGAGCCATGGAGGCCCTGGAGAGGCAGTGCCATGACAACATGAACCACGCCATCGACACGGTGGAAGGGCTTGGGATTGAATACGACGAGGACGTCATCTGTGATGTGTGCCGCTCCCCCGATAGTGAAGAAGGGAATGACATGGTTTTCTGTGATAAGTGCAACATCTGTGTACACCAG GCCTGCTATGGCATCGTAAAAGTGCCTGTTGGAAACTGGCTGTGTAGGACATGTGTCCTTGGCATTGACCCACAGTGCCTTCTGTGTCCCAAGAAGGGTGGTGCCATGAAGGCCACACGTGCAGGCACCAAGTGGGCACATGTAAGCTGTGCCCTGTGGATACCAGAG GTGAGCATTGCTTGTCCAGAGCGGATGGAGCCCATCACCAAAGTATCCCACATCCCACCCAGTCGCTGGTCTCTCATCTGCAGTCTCTGCAAAGTGAAGACGGGCGCATGCATCCAG tGCTCTGTAAAGAACTGCACCACTCCTTTCCACGTGACATGTGCCTTCGAGCACAGCTTAGAGATGAAGACCATACTGGACGAAGGCGATGAAGTCAAGTTCAAGTCTTACTGCCTCAAGCACAGTAAATCCAAAGCAGGGGAGCCTGGCCTGAGCCCAGCTCGCCCTAAACCCCCTAGTGAGACGGAGAAAGTGGGCCAGCGGGCGCAGAGactgcaggagctggaggaggagttCTACACCTTAATCCAGCCGGACGAGCTGGCCCAGGACCTTGGCCTCACCGAGCACCTGATGGACTTCATCTATCAGTACTGGAAGCTGAAGCGGAAATCAAACTTCAACAAAGCTCTGCTGCCCcctaaagaggaggaggagaatctgctgctgcagcctcagGAGGACAGCATCCACACGCGCATGCGCATGTTTATGCACCTGCGACAGGATCTGGAGAGG GTGAGGAATTTGTGTTACATGGTGAGTCGGAGGGAGAAGCTGAAACTGTCGCAGAGCAAAGCCCAGGAGCAGATGTTCAACTTGCATGTGAAGCTCTTGAACCAGGAGCTCTCTGCTG GCCTCCCTGTTTCGTTTCCCGTGGAGAGCATGCTGTTCCGTCCTCCTCCGAGGATAACTCTGAAGCTGAAGATGCCCAAAGTCTCAAGCCTGGGAAATGGAAATGCCAGTTCCAAATCTGGGAATGGGCCCCTCTGCCCGGACAACAGTGGGAATGTTCATGAACACATGGGGGGAGGGCTGGGCCAGGGGAAGCCTCAGCTCCACGGTCGcggcaggagagaggagcgcTCCAACGGCCTGCTGTCTTCCTCAAGTCATTCCTACAGAGAGGGCAGTGCAGGAGGCAGCCCAGCTTTGCCCATCAAACCAACTGGCAAACCCTTAGCTCTACATGCTGCCCTCCATGGACACTCATCCAACGGTAATGGCAAACTTGACCAAGACCGGGCGTGTGTTGCCAAAGCTAATGGCCTCTTGGAGAAGTTTGTGGCTCAAAAGGACAGTTCTTGCCAGACGCCCAATGACCAGGACGCTTCAAACGAGGCGTTGGGCAAGGGCAGCCTATCCAGCAGCTTTCGCAAGTCCACCATGGAGCACTTCAGCAGGTCTTTCAAAGAGGCTACTGTCAACTTAGTACGGACCACGGAGGACTTGCGGGTCTCTGACAAACTGTCCCGTAAGGGCTCAGCCAAGGAGAGACTATGGGCCAAGCCGGTGCCTGATCACCAACCTGGTGGCGCGCGGTCGTACCAGGAGAGTGACGGATACTGCCCTGACCTGGAGCTCAGTGACTCGGAGCCAGAGGCAAAAGGGAGGCACCATAGGCAGGTCAGGGTCCCGCAGCCGGGCGGCCCGGGGAGTGACTATCGCAAAGGGACCAGTCGTGGGAAACAGTCCCTGGGCTCCAGAAATCCAGTGCAGAGGTGA
- the jade3 gene encoding protein Jade-3 isoform X1 — protein sequence MHMLEIELRPISRRNKPHDTAWIQGCYRMKRLRSSSSSDSSDNESPSTSFCSSNKYGSKPGTPASNPKKPAEVFRKDLISAMKLPDSHHVSPEDYYLLADTWRQEWEKGVQVPASPDTIPEPSVRIIAEKPKEVLYSRQRKYIQCWSPDSIETGYVNIKELAEGMCRYDLDDMDLYWLRALNTELNHMGDGPVDELTMERAMEALERQCHDNMNHAIDTVEGLGIEYDEDVICDVCRSPDSEEGNDMVFCDKCNICVHQACYGIVKVPVGNWLCRTCVLGIDPQCLLCPKKGGAMKATRAGTKWAHVSCALWIPEVSIACPERMEPITKVSHIPPSRWSLICSLCKVKTGACIQCSVKNCTTPFHVTCAFEHSLEMKTILDEGDEVKFKSYCLKHSKSKAGEPGLSPARPKPPSETEKVGQRAQRLQELEEEFYTLIQPDELAQDLGLTEHLMDFIYQYWKLKRKSNFNKALLPPKEEEENLLLQPQEDSIHTRMRMFMHLRQDLERVRNLCYMVSRREKLKLSQSKAQEQMFNLHVKLLNQELSAGLPVSFPVESMLFRPPPRITLKLKMPKVSSLGNGNASSKSGNGPLCPDNSGNVHEHMGGGLGQGKPQLHGRGRREERSNGLLSSSSHSYREGSAGGSPALPIKPTGKPLALHAALHGHSSNGNGKLDQDRACVAKANGLLEKFVAQKDSSCQTPNDQDASNEALGKGSLSSSFRKSTMEHFSRSFKEATVNLVRTTEDLRVSDKLSRKGSAKERLWAKPVPDHQPGGARSYQESDGYCPDLELSDSEPEAKGRHHRQVRVPQPGGPGSDYRKGTSRGKQSLGSRNPVQR from the exons GATGCTACAGGATGAAACGTCTCAGGTCCTCAAGCAGCAGTGACAGTTCTGACAATGAGA GTCCCTCAacctccttctgctcctccaACAAATATGGAAGTAAACCTGGAACCCCCGCCTCCAACCCAAAGAAACCGGCTGAA GTGTTCAGAAAAGACCTGATCAGTGCCATGAAGCTGCCTGACTCCCACCATGTCTCCCCAGAGGACTACTACCTGCTGGCAGACACCTGGCGGCAGGAGTGGGAGAAGGGAGTTCAGGTGCCAGCAAGTCCAGACACCATCCCAGAGCCCTCAGTCAG AATCATTGCAGAGAAGCCCAAGGAGGTGCTTTACTCCCGCCAGAGGAAGTATATCCAGTGCTGGAGTCCAGATTCTATAGAGACAGGCTATGTCAACATCAAAGAACTGGCAGAGGGCATGTGTCGCTACGATCTGGATGACATGGACCTCTACTGGCTGCGTGCCCTCAACACAGAGCTCAACCATATGG GTGACGGGCCTGTAGATGAGCTGACGATGGAGCGAGCCATGGAGGCCCTGGAGAGGCAGTGCCATGACAACATGAACCACGCCATCGACACGGTGGAAGGGCTTGGGATTGAATACGACGAGGACGTCATCTGTGATGTGTGCCGCTCCCCCGATAGTGAAGAAGGGAATGACATGGTTTTCTGTGATAAGTGCAACATCTGTGTACACCAG GCCTGCTATGGCATCGTAAAAGTGCCTGTTGGAAACTGGCTGTGTAGGACATGTGTCCTTGGCATTGACCCACAGTGCCTTCTGTGTCCCAAGAAGGGTGGTGCCATGAAGGCCACACGTGCAGGCACCAAGTGGGCACATGTAAGCTGTGCCCTGTGGATACCAGAG GTGAGCATTGCTTGTCCAGAGCGGATGGAGCCCATCACCAAAGTATCCCACATCCCACCCAGTCGCTGGTCTCTCATCTGCAGTCTCTGCAAAGTGAAGACGGGCGCATGCATCCAG tGCTCTGTAAAGAACTGCACCACTCCTTTCCACGTGACATGTGCCTTCGAGCACAGCTTAGAGATGAAGACCATACTGGACGAAGGCGATGAAGTCAAGTTCAAGTCTTACTGCCTCAAGCACAGTAAATCCAAAGCAGGGGAGCCTGGCCTGAGCCCAGCTCGCCCTAAACCCCCTAGTGAGACGGAGAAAGTGGGCCAGCGGGCGCAGAGactgcaggagctggaggaggagttCTACACCTTAATCCAGCCGGACGAGCTGGCCCAGGACCTTGGCCTCACCGAGCACCTGATGGACTTCATCTATCAGTACTGGAAGCTGAAGCGGAAATCAAACTTCAACAAAGCTCTGCTGCCCcctaaagaggaggaggagaatctgctgctgcagcctcagGAGGACAGCATCCACACGCGCATGCGCATGTTTATGCACCTGCGACAGGATCTGGAGAGG GTGAGGAATTTGTGTTACATGGTGAGTCGGAGGGAGAAGCTGAAACTGTCGCAGAGCAAAGCCCAGGAGCAGATGTTCAACTTGCATGTGAAGCTCTTGAACCAGGAGCTCTCTGCTG GCCTCCCTGTTTCGTTTCCCGTGGAGAGCATGCTGTTCCGTCCTCCTCCGAGGATAACTCTGAAGCTGAAGATGCCCAAAGTCTCAAGCCTGGGAAATGGAAATGCCAGTTCCAAATCTGGGAATGGGCCCCTCTGCCCGGACAACAGTGGGAATGTTCATGAACACATGGGGGGAGGGCTGGGCCAGGGGAAGCCTCAGCTCCACGGTCGcggcaggagagaggagcgcTCCAACGGCCTGCTGTCTTCCTCAAGTCATTCCTACAGAGAGGGCAGTGCAGGAGGCAGCCCAGCTTTGCCCATCAAACCAACTGGCAAACCCTTAGCTCTACATGCTGCCCTCCATGGACACTCATCCAACGGTAATGGCAAACTTGACCAAGACCGGGCGTGTGTTGCCAAAGCTAATGGCCTCTTGGAGAAGTTTGTGGCTCAAAAGGACAGTTCTTGCCAGACGCCCAATGACCAGGACGCTTCAAACGAGGCGTTGGGCAAGGGCAGCCTATCCAGCAGCTTTCGCAAGTCCACCATGGAGCACTTCAGCAGGTCTTTCAAAGAGGCTACTGTCAACTTAGTACGGACCACGGAGGACTTGCGGGTCTCTGACAAACTGTCCCGTAAGGGCTCAGCCAAGGAGAGACTATGGGCCAAGCCGGTGCCTGATCACCAACCTGGTGGCGCGCGGTCGTACCAGGAGAGTGACGGATACTGCCCTGACCTGGAGCTCAGTGACTCGGAGCCAGAGGCAAAAGGGAGGCACCATAGGCAGGTCAGGGTCCCGCAGCCGGGCGGCCCGGGGAGTGACTATCGCAAAGGGACCAGTCGTGGGAAACAGTCCCTGGGCTCCAGAAATCCAGTGCAGAGGTGA